GCGAATTGGTCGACTTGTTGGAACAGCGAGCGCACGATAACCAGTATGGCGGATATCGCGAGTTTTTCCGTCCGGATTGGACCATCGCGTCGGCATCTGAAGTCGGTTATCTCGGATTGCCGGCCGACCTCAAGCTAATGAACACACACCTTCATTTGCTCGAGGCTTACACTCTCTTCTTTCGCGCGACTGGTCTGCCGCTGGCACGCCAGCGAATCCTAAACCTCATTCATATCCTGAGCCAATCCGTAGTCCGTGGGGAGTTCGGCACCTGCACGGACCTTCATCGCGCGGACTGGCAACCTCTGCTCTCGGGAAATTTCGGGCGCACATCCTATGGACATGTGCTCGAAAACATCTCTCTGCTGATCGACTCCTCGGAGACGATAGGGTTATCAAACAGCCACATCATCGAGACCCACAAGATCTTGTTCAACTATTGCTTGAAGTATGGATACGACAGAAGCCATGGTGGATTCTACGAGAGCGGCAGCCTGGGAAAGCCGGCCGACAACTTGAACAAGACCTGGTGGGTGCAGGCCGAAGCTCTTTGGAGCGCCTTGCAAATGTATCGCGTGACCCGGGATTTCGCTTATCTCGGCATCTTCAGTCAGACTTGGGAGTTCGTGAATCGCCGTCAGATCGATTGGAGGTATGGCGAGTGGTACGAGCAAGTCACGCGTTGGCGAATAGTTAAGGGCGACAAAGGCCACATCTGGAAGGCAGGCTACCACCAAGGAAGAGCCATGATTGAGTGCCTGAGGATATTACATGAGTGTGCCTAGCCAAGTGCACGCGCCGAGATTTCAGCCATATCACTGCTAATCCGGATAACTGGGGTAATCGCCCGTTTACAACAGTTGGGAATCCCTTCTCAGCCGGAGGACTTGAAGTTGTTACGCTACTGCAAGTTGACGTACTCGGCCCTGGCTTGCTAAAAATGGGAGTCTCGGGGTCGGCTCCATTCCACGGCTCTGAGTTGCACTCTTTTCGCGGGTCGGTAGATGAAGCTTTTTCCAGAGCTCATTCGTAGTGCGAATGTATTAGGCAACTTTGGGCTCCGCATGTTGCGAAAATCGCATGGATTCATCGCGATAGGCCGAACATCACAGCCCGCTTAGGCAGCACAGGAGGCCCCCATGGAAAACATTCGAGTCAGGCTCTCAATGTTATGGCTGTTTGCGACGCTCAACTATATCTATGCAGATGTGTTTTTCTGTGTTGACGTCTTGGGGTCGAAGAAAGGAAGTATCGGCGTTATCCATTTTTCCCCGGGAGCGTGGGTAGGAATCGCGGTACTCATGGAGATCCCGATGGCCATGATTCTGCTGTCGCGAATCCTGAAGCCCAGAGCAAATCGCTGGGCGAACATCGTCGTGGGCATAATAGAAACTGCCGCTGTTCTCTTGACCAGTTTCATCCTACCCATCCTCAAAATCACGGGAACAAGTTCTTACTATTTGTTCTTTGGAACGATAGAAGTGGCTTGTACTTCACTGATCGTTTGGTACGCATGGAGATGGTCGAGAGAAACCGCCCCCCGAATTGAGCCTTCCGGCCAGCCCTTGCCCCTGCAGCAATTGAGCTCCTAATAGGTAACTCTCAATAAATCCCCATAGCACTCATCGACACCGATTGGCGTGCATTGATCGACTGAACCGGCTAGCTTTCATCCGCTACCGGATTGCTCAGCGTCCCCACTCCCCCGCAGCTCACCTCGACTACATCCCCCGCCTTCAGCGGACTGATTCCGGCGGGAGTGCCGGTGGCGATCAGGTCGCCGGGCGCCAGCGTCATCACTGTCGCGATGTAGCGGATAATCTGATCCAGCGGAAAAATAAACTGCGTTGTGTCGCTCTGCTGCTTCACCTCGCCGTTGACCCGGCACTCGACCGTCACCCCCGCCCAGGGATCGATTTCATCGGTTACCAGTGGTCCCATGGGGCAGAAAGTGTCGAAGCCCTTGGCCCGCGTCCACTGCCCATCTGTCTTCTGCAGGTCGCGGGCGGTCACATCGTTTAAGCACGTGTAGCCATGAATGAACTCGCGGACATCCTGGTCGTCTGCCAGTTTGTGACAGGTCTTGCCGATGATAACTGCAAGTTCTCCCTCGTGGTCGACGCGCTCCGACAGCCTGGGTCGGATGATCGTCTCCCCGGGCCCGATCACGGATGACGGAGGCTTCAGGAAAATCAGAATCTCGCTGGGAACCTCGTTCCCCAATTCCTGTGCGTGCGCCGCATAGTTCCGGCCCACACACACGATCTTGGAGGGCCGCACCGGGGCCAGAAGCTTCACCTCCAGCAGCGGGACCGGCTGAACTTTCTGCGTGGGCGCGTCTTCATCGGGCGGACCGGACTCCGCGGTACGATGCGCAAATACCCGCGTGATGGCTTCGCGCCCAGCGACGGGCTCGATCAGACCGTAAGTCGGCTGTCCAGCATGGAGAAAGTGGCAGGTTTTCATCGGCGTTTAACTGAGGTGGGGATAGTAAAGCAGCAAGCGAAAAAGAAGAACTAGAAAATCATGTGGCCGGTGACGGCGGAGCTGTCATCTTGAGCGAGGACGGGGCGGACCGATCCCCGTCCGAGTCGAAAGACCTTGCGGTTCGTGTCCTTTGTGGTTGGAAGGTAAGCCCCCACCAGCTTCTGCACATCCGCGAAAAATCCATCCACCACCGCCAGAATCTCCCCCTCCTGGCACGCCTCATTGGATGGCGGGCGCTACGTCTGTGTGCGCAAAATCCCTGCCTTTGAACAATAACGGTTCATTCAATGCCCTTGCCAAAGCATAGGCGAAAGAGTCGCCAAAATTGAGCTTTGCCGGATGTCCGCTGGTCTTACCAAAGTCGCGATACGCTTCACGAGCAACTCGGGCCTGAGCTTCGGTTACTGGTTCGATAATGAGCCCTGCTTCTCGAAAGAAATCATCCAGCCGCCGGCTTGCGATAGGATCGCGGCTCGCGTCAATGACCATGGCTGTTTCCACATAATTAGCCGCCGATACACGCCGGACGCTCGCCTTCGCGATAGCCTGCGCATAAATTTCGGCATCAGTTTCGTCGCGCAGAATGGCAATGAGAGCCGAGGTGTCGACAATCACTTCGGTAGTCCTCTTTCGTCATAGAGCAGATCTTCATGGGCTATAGATCGATAAGGCTCTTTCAGGTGCGTCGCACAATCTCTGCCGATTCGTAACAAACGATCGGCCAGTCCGCTGCCGCGATTGGCTCGGACTCGTTCCAGCCGCTCGCGAACTGCCTTGGTGACCGCCTCCGTCATACTCTCGCCAGTCAGCTTGGCTAATTGAGTCGCCAATTTGTGTGTCTCTTCATTCTTGATGTTCAGCGTCATAGTCCCTGATCTACCCTTCTACCATAAAGATACATAATTCTACCATAGTGATCGAAAGACTTATTCATATCAGCCACTTAACCGCCAAAGAATTCTGTTATTGACAGCTAGGACACCTGATTTGCAAATCCCCTCGGTAAGCCCACCATCGCCGCGAAGAATTCATCCACCGCCGCCAGAATCTCCGGCTCTTGCCTTGCCTCAT
The nucleotide sequence above comes from Terriglobales bacterium. Encoded proteins:
- a CDS encoding type II toxin-antitoxin system VapC family toxin gives rise to the protein MIVDTSALIAILRDETDAEIYAQAIAKASVRRVSAANYVETAMVIDASRDPIASRRLDDFFREAGLIIEPVTEAQARVAREAYRDFGKTSGHPAKLNFGDSFAYALARALNEPLLFKGRDFAHTDVAPAIQ
- a CDS encoding DUF6326 family protein, coding for MENIRVRLSMLWLFATLNYIYADVFFCVDVLGSKKGSIGVIHFSPGAWVGIAVLMEIPMAMILLSRILKPRANRWANIVVGIIETAAVLLTSFILPILKITGTSSYYLFFGTIEVACTSLIVWYAWRWSRETAPRIEPSGQPLPLQQLSS
- a CDS encoding type II toxin-antitoxin system VapB family antitoxin; the protein is MTLNIKNEETHKLATQLAKLTGESMTEAVTKAVRERLERVRANRGSGLADRLLRIGRDCATHLKEPYRSIAHEDLLYDERGLPK
- a CDS encoding AGE family epimerase/isomerase, translating into ELVDLLEQRAHDNQYGGYREFFRPDWTIASASEVGYLGLPADLKLMNTHLHLLEAYTLFFRATGLPLARQRILNLIHILSQSVVRGEFGTCTDLHRADWQPLLSGNFGRTSYGHVLENISLLIDSSETIGLSNSHIIETHKILFNYCLKYGYDRSHGGFYESGSLGKPADNLNKTWWVQAEALWSALQMYRVTRDFAYLGIFSQTWEFVNRRQIDWRYGEWYEQVTRWRIVKGDKGHIWKAGYHQGRAMIECLRILHECA
- a CDS encoding fumarylacetoacetate hydrolase family protein; this translates as MKTCHFLHAGQPTYGLIEPVAGREAITRVFAHRTAESGPPDEDAPTQKVQPVPLLEVKLLAPVRPSKIVCVGRNYAAHAQELGNEVPSEILIFLKPPSSVIGPGETIIRPRLSERVDHEGELAVIIGKTCHKLADDQDVREFIHGYTCLNDVTARDLQKTDGQWTRAKGFDTFCPMGPLVTDEIDPWAGVTVECRVNGEVKQQSDTTQFIFPLDQIIRYIATVMTLAPGDLIATGTPAGISPLKAGDVVEVSCGGVGTLSNPVADES